A DNA window from Malus domestica chromosome 12, GDT2T_hap1 contains the following coding sequences:
- the LOC139189776 gene encoding uncharacterized mitochondrial protein AtMg00810-like, translated as MISCLLRIYLMIGCLLLICLTSCLMMVRPVMILLTVWYKMVAYMRLRNALYGLKQSPRAWFGRFTSSMKKFGYIQSHSDHTLFLKRQNGKLTALIIYVDDMIVTGDDQKEIQHLQKYLATEFEMKELGELKYFLGIEVARSKHGIFLSQRKYVLDLLAETGMLDCKPVDTPIEQNHRLGLFPDQVPTHKERYQRLVGRLIYLSHTRPDIAYAVSVVSQFMHSPSEVHMDAVTRILRYLKMAPGRGLVFSKNDHLNVEGYTDADWAGSITDRRSTSGYFMFVGGNLVTWRSKKQKVVARSSAEAEFRGMSHGVCELLWLKKLLRDLGFKHKSAMKLHCDNKAAIEIAHNPVQHDRTKHVEIDRHFIKEKLDAGIIMFPFVRSEDQLADALTKAVSNSAFSDSLDKLGMRDIFAPT; from the exons ATGATCAGTTGCCTGCTGCGGATATATCTGATGATCGGTTGCCTGCTGCTGATATGTCTAACGAGTTGCCTGATGATGGTTCgtccagtgatgattcttctaactgtttggtacaagatggtggcatacatgag gttacgaaatgccttgtatggtttgaaacaatctcctagagcatggtttgggaggtttacaagttcaatgaagaagtttgggtatatccagagtcattcagatcatactttgtttctaaagcgacaaaatggtaagctaactgcattgattatttatgttgatgacatgatagtgactggtGATGATCAAAAGGAGATACAACAccttcaaaagtacctagctactgagtttgagatgaaagaattgggtgaattgaagtattttcttggaatcgaggttgcacgatccaagcatggtatttttctaTCTCAAaggaagtatgttcttgatttgttagctgaaacaggtatgttagattgcaaacctgttgatactccgattgagcagaatcatcgtctgggcttatttccagatcaagttccaactcataaggaacggtatcagaggcttgtggggagattaatttatttgtctcacactcgccctgacattgcttatgcagttagtgtggtaagtcagtttatgcactcacctagtgaagttcatatggatgcagtaactcgtattttgaggtacttgaagatggctcctggcagaggcctggttttctccaagaatgatcatttgaatgtcgaagggtatacagatgcagattgggctggttctatcactgatcggcgatctacatctggatactttatgtttgtgggtggtaatttagttacttggagaagcaagaaacaaaaagtggtggctaggtcaagtgcagaagctgagtttcgtggtatgtctcatggtgtatgtgagttgttgtggttgaaaaaattgttgagagatcttgggtttaaaCACAAAAgtgctatgaaacttcattgtgataacaaggctgctattgagattgctcataatccagtgcaacatgatcgaacaaaacatgtggagattgatcgacatttcattaaggaaaaattggatgctggaattattatgtttccgttTGTGAGATCTGAAGATCAACTGGCTGATGCTCTTACTAAGGCTGTGTCTAATAGTGCGTTTTCCGactcgcttgacaagttgggcatgcgtgacatctttgcaccaacttga